The proteins below come from a single Carassius carassius chromosome 11, fCarCar2.1, whole genome shotgun sequence genomic window:
- the LOC132152425 gene encoding cytochrome c oxidase copper chaperone-like, giving the protein MSSLSAASVEASAALEGTEQKKPLKPCCACPETKKARDACIIEKGEESCTDLIEAHKECMRALGFKI; this is encoded by the exons ATGTCAAGCCTGTCAGCAGCCAGTGTGGAGGCTTCAGCAGCTCTAGAGGGGACAGAGCAGAAGAAACCTCTCAAACCATGCTGTGCGTGTCCCGAGACCAAGAAAGCACGAGACGCCTG CATAATTGAAAAGGGAGAAGAAAGCTGCACCGATCTCATCGAAGCGCACAAGGAATGCATGAGGGCACTTGGCTTTAAGATAtaa